In Triticum aestivum cultivar Chinese Spring chromosome 5B, IWGSC CS RefSeq v2.1, whole genome shotgun sequence, the following proteins share a genomic window:
- the LOC123111469 gene encoding protein unc-50 homolog, whose amino-acid sequence MLPTTASKGRGAARSAPPLFGPYLRRIVKWQQMDIEYTFWQMVHLCTSPKVVYQHTKYHKQTKNQWARDDPAFIVILILFLVFATSAYCAAFGESAPHAALTIISVVFVHFLFAGLVLATLCWFLTNSYLREEPNSHVVEQRVEWLYAFDVHCNSFFPAFVILYVLQYFLSPLLIAHGFLPALLSNLLFMVAISYYHYLNFLGYDVLPFLDRTTFFLYPIGLVIILSPLMILIGFNPTRYFLSLYFR is encoded by the exons ATGTTGCCCACGACGGCGTCCAAGGGCCGGGGGGCCGCCCGCTCCGCCCCGCCGCTCTTCGGCCCGTATCTCCGCCGTATCGTCAAG TGGCAGCAAATGGATATCGAATACACATTTTGGCAAATGGTTCATCTCTGTACTTCACCAAAAGTAGT CTATCAGCACACCAAATATCACAAGC AAACAAAGAACCAGTGGGCTCGGGATGATCCTGCATTTATTGTCATTCTAATTCTTTTCCTTGTGTTTGCGACATCAGCTTACTGTGCAGC ATTTGGAGAGAGTGCGCCCCATGCTGCTTTAACAATCATCTCGGTTGTGTTTGTCCATTTCTTGTTTGCTGGGCTAGTTTTGGCCACACTTTGCTG GTTTCTTACCAATTCTTATCTGAGGGAGGAACCTAATAGCCATGTGGTCGAACAACGTGTCGAATG GCTGTATGCGTTTGATGTTCACTGCAACTCGTTCTTCCCTGCATTCGTCATCCTATATG TGCTTCAGTACTTTTTGTCGCCTCTGTTGATCGCACATGGATTCTTGCCTGCCCTATTATCAAACCTCCTGTTCATGGTGGCAATTTCTTATTATCACTATCTGAACTTTCTAGGATATGATG TTCTTCCATTTTTGGACCGAACGACATTTTTCTTGTACCCAATCGGACTTGTCATCATACTATCGCCACTCA TGATACTCATAGGGTTTAATCCAACACGATACTTTCTGAGCTTGTACTTCCGGTAA